A region of uncultured Desulfobacter sp. DNA encodes the following proteins:
- a CDS encoding aminopeptidase P family N-terminal domain-containing protein: MIDKLLPLDLTPEAEISRRIQTLKEKMAQTGVDGVFLTHRPDYYYFSGSAQDAWLYVSLEYEPLLFVKRYLPRAVAESPLTQIVPVHSVTEIPHIIKDSHGSFPKTMGIAFDLVPVRDFQFYQSLFYGCAWQDATPLIVSCRAIKSEYELGIMQEVAKISSRVFDFIAQNLEPGIRETDLAGRIESFARTQGHSGRLQMRHYRSIGFSFHIMGGESGGQSGALDSPVCGTGMYTAYPFGAGTRIIEKNDPVLIDLGTMAFGYHIDESRMFVAGKMDSQADAASQAAMDILYQVKTAMKPGVP, translated from the coding sequence ATGATAGACAAGCTTTTACCCCTGGATCTGACCCCTGAAGCAGAAATCAGCCGGCGGATACAGACCCTGAAAGAAAAAATGGCCCAGACCGGTGTGGACGGCGTGTTTCTGACCCACAGACCGGACTACTACTACTTCAGCGGATCGGCCCAGGATGCCTGGTTATACGTGTCCCTGGAATATGAGCCCCTTTTATTTGTAAAAAGATACCTGCCCAGGGCGGTTGCCGAAAGCCCGCTGACCCAGATTGTCCCGGTGCATTCCGTCACGGAAATTCCCCATATTATCAAGGACAGCCACGGCAGTTTCCCCAAAACCATGGGAATCGCTTTTGATCTTGTCCCGGTCCGGGATTTTCAGTTTTATCAGTCGTTGTTTTATGGGTGTGCCTGGCAGGATGCCACCCCGCTCATCGTCTCCTGCCGGGCAATCAAATCAGAATATGAGCTTGGCATCATGCAGGAGGTGGCAAAAATATCCAGCCGGGTGTTTGACTTTATTGCCCAAAACCTTGAACCCGGCATCCGGGAAACAGACCTGGCCGGACGCATCGAGTCCTTTGCCAGGACCCAGGGCCATTCGGGCCGCCTTCAGATGCGCCATTACAGGTCCATCGGGTTTTCCTTTCACATCATGGGCGGTGAAAGCGGGGGACAATCCGGAGCCCTTGACTCTCCGGTATGCGGAACGGGTATGTACACAGCCTATCCCTTTGGTGCCGGCACAAGGATCATTGAAAAAAATGATCCGGTTCTCATTGATTTGGGCACCATGGCCTTTGGCTATCACATTGATGAATCCCGGATGTTTGTGGCAGGAAAAATGGACAGCCAGGCCGATGCCGCAAGCCAGGCCGCCATGGATATTCTTTACCAGGTCAAGACCGCCATGAAACCCGGTGTGCCATGA
- a CDS encoding M24 family metallopeptidase, translating to MKTIFHTSVTMADKLGYGEQFLGIPGLKSKFIGHGLGLELVEDPIISKGRSTELEPGMVFAVEPKFIFKDRFAAGIESVIQITDNGSRFLSVTPNKIFVVRH from the coding sequence ATGAAAACGATTTTTCATACATCGGTGACCATGGCGGATAAACTTGGATATGGGGAACAATTCCTGGGGATTCCCGGATTAAAATCCAAATTTATAGGACATGGTCTTGGCCTGGAACTTGTGGAAGATCCCATCATTTCCAAGGGCAGAAGCACAGAACTTGAACCGGGAATGGTGTTTGCGGTTGAGCCCAAATTTATCTTCAAAGACCGGTTTGCCGCGGGCATAGAAAGCGTAATCCAGATCACGGACAATGGCAGCCGCTTTCTGAGTGTAACACCCAACAAAATATTCGTGGTCAGACACTAA
- a CDS encoding 4Fe-4S dicluster domain-containing protein — translation MTDLYKKLARHLDKMPAGFPATDSGVEVKILERLFTQEEASIVLGLNMWPEPVPVIAQRLAMDPEILGDTLMKMSRKGLIFRSGKDDSPSYMAIQFVIGIWEFNLNRLNPDLIRDVNEYLPQYMKKSWVKHKTKQLRVIPVSKEVTVELATMPYETAEEIISKQKKIVVSDCICRKEHDMVGQTCDYPMEVCLCFGSGAYYYEGNGLGRSIDVKEALAILEKGRQAGLVLQPGNAKDPGNICMCCGCCCQVLGNLKKYEQPAKAVHSNYFARIDADECVGCGACMDRCHMDAVVMEDAAKVNLDRCIGCGVCVPVCPSGAIALVKKPRADQYDPPENTFETYLTMARERGNI, via the coding sequence GTGACCGATCTTTACAAAAAACTGGCACGGCACCTGGATAAAATGCCGGCGGGGTTTCCGGCAACAGATTCCGGTGTTGAAGTGAAAATTCTTGAAAGGCTTTTTACCCAGGAAGAGGCATCCATTGTTCTCGGGCTGAACATGTGGCCCGAACCAGTGCCGGTTATTGCCCAACGTCTGGCAATGGATCCGGAAATCCTTGGTGACACGCTTATGAAAATGTCCAGAAAAGGGCTGATTTTCAGGTCCGGAAAAGATGATTCCCCATCTTACATGGCCATCCAGTTTGTGATCGGGATCTGGGAGTTCAATCTCAACCGGCTTAATCCGGACCTGATCAGGGACGTGAATGAATACCTGCCCCAATATATGAAAAAAAGCTGGGTCAAGCATAAAACCAAACAGCTGCGCGTCATTCCGGTATCAAAGGAAGTGACTGTGGAGCTTGCCACAATGCCCTATGAGACGGCAGAGGAGATTATTTCAAAACAAAAGAAAATTGTGGTCAGTGACTGCATCTGCCGCAAGGAGCATGACATGGTGGGCCAAACCTGTGATTACCCCATGGAGGTGTGCTTGTGTTTTGGTTCCGGGGCCTACTATTATGAGGGAAACGGTCTTGGGCGGTCCATTGATGTTAAAGAAGCTTTGGCCATCCTTGAGAAAGGGCGCCAGGCCGGACTTGTGCTCCAGCCCGGCAATGCAAAGGACCCGGGTAATATCTGCATGTGCTGCGGATGCTGTTGCCAGGTGCTGGGGAACCTGAAAAAATATGAACAGCCGGCTAAGGCTGTACATTCCAACTATTTTGCCCGGATTGATGCGGATGAATGTGTGGGGTGCGGGGCGTGTATGGACCGCTGCCATATGGATGCCGTTGTCATGGAAGACGCGGCAAAGGTGAACCTTGACCGCTGTATCGGCTGCGGTGTGTGTGTGCCTGTCTGTCCGTCCGGGGCCATTGCCCTGGTTAAAAAGCCCCGGGCAGATCAATATGATCCCCCGGAAAATACCTTTGAGACATATTTAACCATGGCCAGGGAAAGAGGAAATATTTAG
- a CDS encoding TetR/AcrR family transcriptional regulator, with protein sequence MGRKSISHIRKPEILRHTYKVVEEEGFKGMTIGKIAKRMGVNSGLLIHYFKSKEGLIMEMVDFLYESSMNHYLKELETLTSPKERMDTMLDILFDTSGTWPQRDAVFWSCYAMGFRDENIRERIRDMMLKFIEFGIEEIAGWEETGLASVENKKRASAKIFALSEGFGIVKNSLDDPEIIKEVADFFKNTTLKILNCKSACDPSQP encoded by the coding sequence ATGGGAAGAAAGAGCATATCTCATATCAGAAAACCTGAAATACTGCGGCATACGTACAAAGTTGTGGAAGAAGAAGGCTTCAAGGGTATGACCATCGGTAAAATAGCAAAACGCATGGGTGTCAATTCAGGTCTGCTTATCCACTATTTCAAGAGCAAGGAAGGCCTGATCATGGAAATGGTGGATTTCCTTTATGAATCTTCCATGAACCATTATCTCAAGGAACTGGAGACACTCACCAGCCCCAAGGAACGCATGGATACCATGCTGGATATCCTTTTTGACACCAGCGGTACCTGGCCCCAGCGGGATGCTGTATTCTGGTCCTGCTATGCCATGGGATTCAGGGATGAGAACATCAGGGAAAGAATTCGGGACATGATGCTTAAATTCATTGAATTCGGCATTGAAGAGATTGCAGGGTGGGAAGAGACAGGTCTTGCCAGTGTGGAAAATAAAAAAAGAGCCTCCGCCAAAATTTTTGCCCTGTCAGAGGGCTTCGGTATTGTAAAAAATTCACTGGATGACCCGGAGATTATCAAGGAGGTTGCTGATTTTTTTAAGAACACAACCTTGAAAATTCTAAATTGCAAATCAGCATGTGACCCGTCGCAGCCCTGA
- a CDS encoding amino acid ABC transporter ATP-binding protein has product MIEIKNLYKTFHVPHEVKALDNVSNFINEGEVVVVIGPSGSGKSTFLRCLNRLETADRGQIIVDGVDLFDPKTDINKLRMEMGMVFQSFNLFPHQTILGNVTLAQKLVRKRGKKEREEKAMALLEKVGIANKAHAWPSNLSGGQQQRVAIARALAMDPKIMLFDEPTSALDPEMIGEVLDVMKTLAKEGMTMVCVTHEMGFAREVADRVIFMDQGQILEEGTPEAFYTNPSHDRTKLFLKQIL; this is encoded by the coding sequence ATGATTGAAATTAAAAATCTTTATAAAACATTCCATGTGCCCCACGAAGTCAAGGCCCTGGATAATGTATCCAATTTTATTAATGAAGGCGAGGTGGTCGTTGTTATCGGGCCTTCGGGTTCCGGAAAATCCACGTTCCTCAGATGCCTGAACCGCCTTGAAACAGCAGACCGCGGACAGATTATAGTGGACGGTGTGGACCTCTTTGATCCCAAGACCGATATCAATAAGCTGCGCATGGAAATGGGCATGGTGTTTCAGTCCTTTAACCTGTTTCCCCACCAGACCATTCTGGGCAATGTGACCCTGGCCCAGAAACTGGTCAGAAAACGTGGCAAAAAGGAGCGTGAGGAAAAGGCCATGGCGTTGCTGGAAAAAGTGGGCATTGCCAACAAGGCCCATGCCTGGCCCTCCAACCTCTCCGGAGGGCAGCAGCAGCGGGTGGCCATTGCCCGGGCCCTTGCCATGGATCCCAAGATCATGCTGTTTGACGAACCCACATCAGCCCTGGATCCGGAGATGATCGGCGAGGTGCTTGATGTGATGAAAACCCTTGCCAAGGAGGGTATGACCATGGTCTGCGTTACCCATGAAATGGGATTTGCCCGGGAGGTGGCAGACCGGGTTATTTTTATGGACCAGGGACAGATTCTTGAAGAGGGAACCCCGGAGGCATTTTACACCAATCCGTCCCATGACAGGACAAAGCTGTTTCTCAAGCAGATTTTGTAA
- a CDS encoding ABC transporter permease subunit (The N-terminal region of this protein, as described by TIGR01726, is a three transmembrane segment that identifies a subfamily of ABC transporter permease subunits, which specificities that include histidine, arginine, glutamine, glutamate, L-cystine (sic), the opines (in Agrobacterium) octopine and nopaline, etc.) encodes MEKNVSNIKRLSNPTSYFLSVVGFFILVGLAVGIVYGATAAVQYQWRWFKVPQYFMYKPTVTIYAEDDGEIKSITEKGGEVELLVEEGGETHTYMVPKGSLSLDEGDMLSPGDIIAEYKDGWKPGILLKGLWLTLKISFMSTIFGILLGIIGGVARVSDTPVLKWSAITYVEIVRGSPLLVQIMIFYFVLGTTINSILSMHGMPIIHPEWYGIMALSVFTGAYVVEIVRAGIEAIHPGQIEAARSQGLTYFQTMFHIILPQALKTILPPLAGQFINLIKDSSLLGMISVTELTKATREGITTSLQTFELWLLCAVLYLSMTFTLSMFVQYLERRTANK; translated from the coding sequence ATGGAAAAAAACGTATCAAATATTAAACGATTGAGTAATCCGACCTCCTATTTTTTGTCCGTGGTCGGATTTTTTATTTTAGTGGGACTTGCTGTCGGCATTGTTTACGGTGCCACGGCTGCGGTGCAGTATCAGTGGAGATGGTTCAAGGTCCCCCAGTATTTCATGTATAAACCTACCGTTACCATCTACGCGGAAGATGACGGTGAGATCAAGTCCATTACCGAAAAAGGGGGTGAGGTTGAACTTCTCGTGGAAGAGGGGGGTGAAACCCACACATACATGGTTCCCAAAGGTTCCTTGTCGCTTGATGAAGGGGACATGCTTTCCCCCGGTGACATCATTGCGGAATATAAGGATGGGTGGAAACCGGGTATTTTGCTCAAAGGTCTGTGGCTTACCCTGAAAATTTCTTTTATGTCCACCATTTTCGGTATCTTGCTGGGAATCATCGGGGGTGTGGCCAGGGTGTCGGATACGCCGGTGCTGAAATGGTCCGCCATTACCTACGTGGAAATTGTCAGGGGATCGCCGCTGCTGGTCCAGATCATGATTTTTTACTTTGTTCTGGGAACTACCATCAACAGCATTTTATCCATGCATGGGATGCCCATTATCCATCCGGAATGGTACGGCATCATGGCGTTGTCCGTGTTTACCGGTGCCTATGTGGTGGAGATCGTGCGCGCAGGTATTGAAGCCATTCATCCCGGACAGATTGAAGCGGCAAGATCCCAGGGTTTGACCTATTTTCAGACCATGTTCCATATTATTTTGCCCCAGGCCCTGAAAACCATCCTGCCTCCGCTTGCCGGCCAGTTTATCAACCTGATCAAGGACTCTTCCCTTCTGGGTATGATCTCCGTCACCGAATTGACCAAAGCCACCCGTGAAGGCATCACCACCAGTCTGCAGACCTTTGAACTCTGGTTGCTGTGTGCGGTGCTGTATCTTAGCATGACGTTCACGCTGTCCATGTTTGTACAGTATCTGGAAAGGAGGACGGCCAACAAATGA
- a CDS encoding transporter substrate-binding domain-containing protein, producing the protein MKKIIVCLLVTAFALVYAPAFSADIELAGKSTIESILKAGKIRVGFESGYLPFEMTNTKGNYMGFDIDMAKHLAKAMGVKFEPVNTAWDGIVPSLVTDKIDVIIAGMTITPERNLSICFSDPYIVVGQAIIVSNRLKGIVNSYKDLNDPKYVVCSKLGTTGEEAAKKYIPKATYKSFEVESEGAMEVIQGNADAFVYDLPFIWCFQAAHGEGKTFALEEPFTFEPLAIGLKKGDPDFLNFLNNFIRQYKNDGRWQKSYDKWIKSVDWQKDLAQ; encoded by the coding sequence ATGAAAAAAATTATTGTATGCTTGCTTGTTACCGCATTTGCACTGGTCTATGCACCGGCATTCAGTGCTGATATCGAGCTTGCAGGCAAATCCACAATCGAGTCCATTCTTAAAGCCGGCAAAATCCGTGTGGGATTCGAATCCGGCTACCTGCCCTTTGAGATGACCAACACCAAGGGCAACTATATGGGATTTGATATTGATATGGCCAAACACCTGGCCAAGGCCATGGGAGTTAAGTTTGAACCTGTGAACACTGCATGGGACGGCATTGTCCCCTCTCTGGTTACCGATAAAATTGATGTCATTATCGCCGGTATGACCATCACCCCGGAAAGAAATCTATCCATCTGCTTTTCGGATCCCTACATTGTCGTGGGGCAGGCCATTATCGTCAGCAACAGACTGAAAGGTATCGTCAATTCTTATAAAGATTTAAATGATCCCAAGTATGTTGTCTGCTCAAAACTGGGTACAACCGGTGAAGAGGCTGCAAAAAAATACATTCCAAAAGCAACATATAAATCTTTTGAGGTGGAATCTGAAGGCGCCATGGAAGTTATCCAGGGCAATGCCGATGCCTTTGTTTATGATTTGCCCTTTATCTGGTGTTTCCAGGCTGCTCACGGTGAAGGCAAAACCTTTGCCTTGGAGGAACCCTTTACCTTTGAGCCGTTGGCAATAGGCCTGAAAAAGGGCGATCCTGATTTTCTTAATTTTTTGAACAATTTCATCCGCCAGTACAAAAATGACGGCAGATGGCAGAAGTCCTATGACAAATGGATCAAGTCTGTCGATTGGCAAAAAGATTTGGCTCAATAG